CAACGTGCACGGCCCCTTCGGCCTGCTGCAGTCGCTCGCCGACGGCGTGAAGCTGGCGCTGAAGGAGGACATCATCCCCAAGGCGGCCGACAAGGTCGTCTTCCTGCTCGCGCCGGTCATCGCCGTGGTGCCGGCCTTCGTGACGTGGGCGGTCATCCCGCTCGGCCCGGAGGTCAACTTCTTCGGCGAGCGCACGCCGCTGCAGCTCACCGACATGCCCGTCGCCGTGCTCTTCATGCTCGCCATCGCCTCGATCGGCATCTACGGCATCGTGCTCGGCGGCTGGTCCTCGGGCTCGACCTACTCGCTGCTCGGCGGCCTGCGCTCGAGCGCGCAGATGATCTCCTACGAGGTCGCGATGGGCCTGGCGCTCGTGGCGGTCTTCCTCTACGCCGGGTCGATGTCGACCTCGGAGATCGTCGCCGCCCAGGACGACCTCTGGTTCGGGCTGATCCTGCTGCCGTCCTTCGTCATCTACGTCATCTCGATGGTCGGCGAGACCAACCGCGCTCCCTTCGACCTCCCCGAGGCCGAGGGCGAGCTGGTCGGCGGCTTCCACACCGAGTACTCCAGCCTGAAGTTCGCGCTGTTCTTCCTGGCCGAGTACATCAACCTCGCGACCGTGTCGGCCATCGCCACCACGCTCTTCCTCGGCGGCTGGGCAGCGCCGTGGGGCATCGAGCACGTCTGGGACGGCGCCAACTCCGGCTACTGGCCGCTGCTGTGGTTCTTCGGCAAGGTCTTCATCTTCATCTTCCTGTTCGTCTGGCTGCGCGGCTCGCTGCCCCGCATGCGCTACGACCAGTTCATGGCGCTGGGCTGGAAGGTCCTGATCCCGGTCTCCCTGGCCTGGATCGTGGCCGTCGCCACCATCCGCGTCATCTCGCTCGAGGGCGACATCAACCGCACCTACCTCGTGGCCGCGATCGCGGTCCTGCTCGTCATCACCGTCGGCCTGATGTTCCTGGGCGACGGCGACAAGGGTGAGGAGGCGACGGTCGAGGCCGACCGCGAGCCCCACGACGCGTTCGCGGGCGGCTTCCCCGTCCCGCCGATGCCGCAGGGCGGTGCCGTACGCGGCGGCGCCGCGCCGCTGACGTTCACCCACTCTCCGGGGGGACGCACCACCGTCACCGCTGCAGCGGAGGAGAACCATGAGTGAGTCCCAGGACCCCACGAGCTCGGAGGGGGCCAAGGAGCGCGTCTGGGACCCGATCGCGGGGTTCGGCGTCACCTTCCGGACGATGTTCAAGAAGGTCGTCACCGAGCAGTACCCGTTCGAGAAGCTCCCGACGGCGCCGCGCTTCCACGGTCGGCACCAGCTCAACCGGTGGCCCGACGGGCTGGAGAAGTGCATCGGCTGCGAGCTGTGCGCGTGGGCCTGCCCGGCCGACGCGATCTACGTCGAGGGTGCCTCCAACACGGACCTGCCTGACGGGTCCGGGCGCTTCAGCCCTGGCGAGCGCTACGGCCGCGTCTACCAGATCAACTACCTGCGCTGCATCCTGTGCGGCCTGTGCATCGAGGCGTGCCCGACCCGCGCGCTGACGATGACCAACGAGTACGAGCTGGCCGACGACAACCGCGCCGACCTGATCTACGAGAAGTCCGACCTGCTCGCCCCGCTGCTGCCCGGCATGGAGCAGCCGCCGCACCCGATGCGCCTGGGCGACGACGACGGCGACTACTACAGGGGGACCACGCGATGACCTTCTGGCTCCTCGCCCCGATCATGGTGGCGGCGGCGCTCGGCATCCTGTTCGTCCGCAAGGCCGTGCACGCCGCGCTGCTGCTCGCCGTCGTGATGATCAGCCTGGCGGTCCTCTACGCCGTGCTGGACGCGCCGTTCCTCTTCGCGGTGCAGATCATCGTCTACACCGGCGCCATCCTCATGCTGTTCCTCTTCGTGATGATGCTGATCGGCGTCGACGCCTCCGACTCCACCGTCGAGACGATCCGCGGCCAGCGGGTCATGGCGGTCGTCCTGGGCCTGCTCTTCGGCACCGTCCTGGTCGTCGGGATCGGCCAGGTGACCTTCGGGACCGTGGTGGGCCTCGACGAGGCGAACGCCGGCGGCAACGTCCCTGCCATCGCCAACATCCTCTTCAGCAAGTACGTCTTCGCCTTCGAGGCCACCAGCGCTCTGCTGATCACCGCCGCGCTCGGTGCGATGGTGCTCGCCCACCGCGAGCGCCTCACCCCGAAGCTCGGCCAGGCCGACCTCGCGGCGCAGCGCATGCGTGACTACGCCGAGCACGGCAAGCACCTCGGCCCGCTGCCCTCGCCCGGTGTGTACGCCCGCCACAACGCGGTCGACACCCCGGCCCTGCTGCCCGACGGCACCGCCGCCGAGTCGTCGGTGTCCCGGGTCCTCGCTGCCCGTGGCACGGTGCGCTCGGCCCCCGCGCTCGCCGACGACATCGTCGACGTACGCCGACAGATCGGTGGCCTGGACGGGCACGGCGACCCGACCACGATGCCCGAGACCTCCGGCAAGGCCGGCGCGCCGGCACACACCGAAGAGGACGTGCAGAAGGGCGAGGAGAAGTGACCCAGTACATCGTCCTGTCGGCGATCCTCTTCACCATCGGCTG
This sequence is a window from Nocardioides sp. S5. Protein-coding genes within it:
- the nuoI gene encoding NADH-quinone oxidoreductase subunit NuoI; translated protein: MSESQDPTSSEGAKERVWDPIAGFGVTFRTMFKKVVTEQYPFEKLPTAPRFHGRHQLNRWPDGLEKCIGCELCAWACPADAIYVEGASNTDLPDGSGRFSPGERYGRVYQINYLRCILCGLCIEACPTRALTMTNEYELADDNRADLIYEKSDLLAPLLPGMEQPPHPMRLGDDDGDYYRGTTR
- a CDS encoding NADH-quinone oxidoreductase subunit J, which encodes MTFWLLAPIMVAAALGILFVRKAVHAALLLAVVMISLAVLYAVLDAPFLFAVQIIVYTGAILMLFLFVMMLIGVDASDSTVETIRGQRVMAVVLGLLFGTVLVVGIGQVTFGTVVGLDEANAGGNVPAIANILFSKYVFAFEATSALLITAALGAMVLAHRERLTPKLGQADLAAQRMRDYAEHGKHLGPLPSPGVYARHNAVDTPALLPDGTAAESSVSRVLAARGTVRSAPALADDIVDVRRQIGGLDGHGDPTTMPETSGKAGAPAHTEEDVQKGEEK
- the nuoH gene encoding NADH-quinone oxidoreductase subunit NuoH — protein: MAILPLAASLPDADLAQFGQDPWWVIVLKAVFIFLILVLLTLFNIWFERRVVARMQHRVGPNVHGPFGLLQSLADGVKLALKEDIIPKAADKVVFLLAPVIAVVPAFVTWAVIPLGPEVNFFGERTPLQLTDMPVAVLFMLAIASIGIYGIVLGGWSSGSTYSLLGGLRSSAQMISYEVAMGLALVAVFLYAGSMSTSEIVAAQDDLWFGLILLPSFVIYVISMVGETNRAPFDLPEAEGELVGGFHTEYSSLKFALFFLAEYINLATVSAIATTLFLGGWAAPWGIEHVWDGANSGYWPLLWFFGKVFIFIFLFVWLRGSLPRMRYDQFMALGWKVLIPVSLAWIVAVATIRVISLEGDINRTYLVAAIAVLLVITVGLMFLGDGDKGEEATVEADREPHDAFAGGFPVPPMPQGGAVRGGAAPLTFTHSPGGRTTVTAAAEENHE